The Clostridiales bacterium region AATATCAAAGTCGCTCGCAGTATCGGTATAGTTGGCGAAGGTCGCCGTGACCTTGTAGCCGTAGCCGTTATTGGCGAATACGTCGGGGGTGTTTTTGTCGACCTTGCTCTCGTCCAAGCTGTGAGAGAAGATAGCATTGAGTTCGATCTTTTGGATATTGTTATCTTCGTCGAACGTGATCGAGTAATCGAATTTAAGCTCGTTTACCAAAATCTCGTTCTTGACCATGTAATCGACGTAAGCGTTTTGGCTTGCGATCATGTCTACGATCATGTTCGCCTTGAATGTGCCGAGCGTGGCCTTAACAAGCGCTACTTTCTCGCTCAACGCGGGTTGAAGCTTCTCAACGTCGATCACTTTTTGACCGAGCGCGTTGGGCGTTTCGGCATACCACTTAGCGTCGATTTCGTCAAAGAACGCGGCTTGTACAAGCCCCATTATGATCTGCTCCATACCGCCGCCCTCGGCAGAGCCGATTTCTTCGCCGTCGCCCTCGGTTTCGCCGTCGAGCGTCATAGTGCCGCCGAGCGAAGCGAGCGCTTCGTCTACGTAGTCGCAAACGCCTGCGGCGATCTCGCCGACGGTGCGGCTTTTAAGACTTTCGAGCTCATCCTTGGTGTATCCGAGATTTTCGAACACCTCGTTTAAATCGTAGTTGTACGTTTCGTTGATGAAGTCGATAAGCGTCTTGGCCGACATCTCGTTGGATACCGTTACGTAGCCGACGAACTTCTCGGCGACGCCGTCGAAATCGGTACCCATAAAGCTGTCGAGATACTTATCGATAAGATCGAGCAACGTGCCGGTCTTGTACGTATCGTAAACGGGCTGAATAAATTTATTGGCGTACGAAGCAAGATCGAGAGTATCGGTCGCCGTCTTGGTATCTTCGTTGTAATCACCTGCGAACTTGAACCCGTTGTCGCCCGCGAAATTCGCCTTGATAACGGCAAGCGCGTAGTCGAACGTGTTAGCGGGAATGGCTTGCATAAGTCCGTAGCCGTCGTTCGTTTCCGCATACGCATAGCCCGTCTTGATATCAAGTATATAGGTTTGCGTTTTCGCTTCGACCGCTTGTGCGTCGCTCGTAACTATGCCGTTCGACGGGGTGATTTCCTTATCCGCTTCGAACTTGGGTAAAGTGACCTTTATCTTATCGCCGCGCTTTTCGACCGAAAGCTCCATCGATTCGTGCGCCTGTTCGTCCGTTCTTACGGTGGCGTCGATCTTGATCTCGCCCGTGTAGCCGTTGACGGTGTAAAGGTTATTGAACGCATTGGTTATATTCTTGGTGACTTCTTCGGCCTTGTCCTCACCGCCGATACCGTTGTCACCCTCGCCTCCGTCATCGTTGTCGTTATTACAAGCGACGAACGAGAAGCACATGAAAAGCGCCATAAGCACCGACATGAGCATGAGTAGAAATTTCTTCATTGATATTCTCCTTTTATGTATTTTATAAGCTTTTTAGAGCATATATAGTATACGCAATTTCTCTTGTTTTGGCAATAGATTTAATCGAATTTTAATGATAATTTAATTATTACGTAAAGCTTTACAGGGCGTTCAAGGGTGCGCAAGCCGCGCGGATCGCACTCTATCAGCCATTCTCATTAAAGTAACGCGGGAGCGGCGAAATCGTGCCCGAAGTGTTCTCGATAGTAAAGCTGTCGAAATCGACCTCGTCGACGAACTCGGTTTTGACGAACTTAGCTATATTGAAATGCACGAAATTATAGATATGACTTTTGAGAAGTAACGGCGTGGGAATATCGAGCGCGTGAGTAATGTCGCATATATAATTGAATAAATGCTCCTCGTCGAACGGCTCGCCCAGCTCGTACATATAGCTGCGCGTAATCTTGTCGCCGACGACCGTCTTAGCCCATATCCTTGGGAATACCCGTGCTTTAAGTTCCTTTTGCTTCATGTATACATTCTAACATATTCGCTTTAACTTTTCAACAAAAAACCGACCTTAAAGTCGGTTTTTCTCTGTCATGGTTTTTAATTTCTCTTTTAAAAGCAAATACCCTTGTTCGGGGTCGTCGGTTTCGATAACCGTCTTTTCCATCGGGCAAATATCGGTACCCGCGCGGTTGATTATCTTTTCGGTCAAAACCTCGTACTCGCAGTCGATACCGAAAAGCTCCAAAATCCGTTTGCCGTGCTCCGACAGCGTTTTTGCGAAAACGTTTTTAATTCCGCACTTAACGAAGAGTAACGCCGCCGCCTTGCCGACCACCGTATCGGCAACCGAATACCCCGACAAATCTTTGCCCTCCGCGATGAAATTCATCATGGGCGCAATGCCGCGACTGTCGCTGAACAGGCACTCGCCGTCCTTGCAAAGGCAAATCGTATGCCCGGGAAGATTATTCTTTGCGATTTGTAAATCAGTCATTTTTGTTTCTATCCAATAAAAGTTTCAAACCCATTACGGCAAACGGAACGATTACAGCTTGCAACACCATACCCAAAAGTCCGGTCTGAATCTGCGCCCAGATAGCGGCGGGCGTAAACGGCGTTACCGATTGGAATATGAGTACGAGCAGCATAAACGTCGTTCTGCCCGCGACCTGCGCCAAGAGCACTGCGGGGAAAGCAAGCCAACCGTTTGCGGCGATCTTTTTGGTAAACAAGCCCGATACCGCGGCGAATACCGCAAGCTCGACTATCATGAACGGAAGCCTAGCCGCCGCCGGCATAGGATCGCCGAACGCAAGCGTTATCAAAAAGCTGACTACGGGCGAAGCTACGCCTATTCCTAAGCCCCAAGCCCAGCCGAGAATACAGCCGCCGAGAAGCACGGGCAAATACATAGGCAGCCATTGCACGCCGCCCGCCTGACCCATTGCAAGATGCACAAGCTGCGGCAAAAGCACGGCAAGCGCGACTATCCCGACGGATATAAGACCTTTGACCGTTATCCTTAATTTAAAGGACAGGTTTTTCCTTACCAATACGTTATCTATCATAGTTATACTCCTTTGCCGAAATACTCGGCGATAGTTTTCATTTTACTTTGCTGTTGCACCTTGAACGGACAGCGCTTGTCGCAGTGCCCGCACTTTAAGCAAGCGTCCGCTTTTATTGCGAGCTTGTCGTAATGATTTGCCGCCATCTTGTCGCCCGCGAGCGAAAGGTCGTAATACTTATTGACGATACCTATATCTATCCCCGCGGGGCAGGGCTGACAATGGTTACAGTATACGCAGTTGCCGACTGCCGACTCGGGCGTGAACTCGCCTATTACCGAATAGTCGCACTCCTCTTTGCTTGCCGTATCGTATTCCAAAAGCTCGTCCAGATCTTTAAGGCTTCTCACGCCGGGCACGACGGTGAGTACGGCGGGACGGTCCAGACAGTACTGAATACATTGGTTTTTGGTAAGCGCCTTTTTAAACGGCGAAGTGTTAGCGGCTAAAAGCTGACCGCCGTGAAAGGGCTTCATGACCGAAATTCCCACGCCTTCCTTTTCGCACCGCTTAAACAGCTCGGCGCGCTCCTTGGCAGTGCCTATGCCGTAATCGTCGTTAAACTCCAAATCGTAAGCGGGGTTTATCGAGAACATCATCATGTCGGCGATCCCCATGTCAAGCAGCTTATGCGCCACGCTCGGCGTGTGCGAAGAAAACCCGATATGCCTGACTATTCCCTTTTCCATCAAGCCCTTGACGTAGTCGAGAATACCGTTACCTATAATATCCTCTAAATCGCTGTCCTCGTCCACGCAATGCAAAAACCCGAAATCGACGTAATCGGTGCCGAGCGCTTTCATCTCCCACTCGAACGTGTCCTTTATTAGCTTCAAATCACGCGACCAGCCGTACTCGCCGTTTTCTTTATACACCGCGCCGAAGTGGAGCTGAAACAGCACCTCGCTCCGCCGCCCTTTTATCGCCCTGCCGAACGGCTCGTATACGCTCTTTCCGCCCGCGCAAAGATCGAAAAAGTTTATGCCGTTTTTTATCGCTTTGTCAATTACGGCTTCTATTTCCTTGGGTGGGCAGTTTTGTATTCCGCCCATGCCTAAACCAAGCGCGCTTATTTCCTCGTCGCCGTGCGGAAGTATTCTGTAATCCATTACTTCTCGAATTCCTTAGCGACAGATTTGAGTAGCTCGCGAATAGGCAAATGCTGCGGGCAGGCTTTTTCGCACTTGCCGCACGCAATGCACGCCGAAGCCTTGCCGCCCGTTTTGGTATGTACCTCGTTGTAATAGTAATCGGCGTTCCAGTCGCGGTACGTGTTTTTGGTATTCAGGCACGCGAACAGGTCGGGAATGGATATCTTTTGCGGACAGCCGTCCATGCAGTAGCGGCAAGCGGTACAGGCTATAAGGTTCATGCCCTTAAACACCGCGCACACGTTTTTAACGGCTTGCATTTCCTTTTCGTCGAGCGGCTTATAGTCCTTCATGAACGAAATATTATCGTTCATTTGTTTCAGATCGCTCATGCCCGAAAGCGTCATGAACACGCCCTCGCAGCCCGCCGCAAAGCGTATCGCATAGCTTGCCGTGCTCGCGCTGCCGAGCGAAGCGAAATGCTTTTTCGCGGCGTCGGGCAGGTTGACGAGATTGCCGCCCTTAACGGGCTCCATTACGATAACGGGCTTGCCGTGTTTGTTGCAAACCTCCAAGCACTTGCACGACTGCACGGCGGGGTCGTCGTAGTCGACGTAGTTAAGCTGTATCTGCACGACCTCTACCTGCGGGTACTCGGTAAGAATCATGTCGAGCACGTCCGCCGTGTCGTGGAAGGAAATGCCGAAGTGCTTTATCTTGCCTTCCGCTTTAAATTCGAGCGCCTGTTCGTACGCGCGGCACTTTTTGAAATGTGAAAAAATTTCCTTGCTCTGCGCGTGCATAAGGTAGAAATCGAAATACTCAACACCGCAGATTTTAAGCTGACTCTCGAAGAACGGACAAACTTCCGCTTCCTTATTGAAATAAGGCTGCGTCAGCTTGTTCGTGAGGATATATTTATCGCGCGGGTAACGTGCCACAAGGCAATCCCTTATCGCGGTTTCGCTCTTGCCCGAAAGATACCCGTGCGCGGTGTCGAAGTAGTTAAATCCGTTTTCGATAAACGTATCGATCATCTTATTGAACTCGGCGTAGTCCACGTCGTCGCCCTTCATGGGCAAACGCATACACCCGAACCCGAAATTTTTCTTTACTTCTTTAAACATATTAATCCTCCAATCTATTGTATTCTTCGTCGGGAACGGGCTCGCACCACTCGGTACTGCCGTTCTCGGCGGGAACTTCTATTGCAAGATGCTGGAAAACGCTGTCCTTTGCCGCGCCGTGCCAATGCTTGACGTTGGCGGGGATATTGACTATATCGCCCGCCTTTAACGCGCGCGGCGCTTTGCCTTCCTCGCAGTACCAGCCCTTGCCCGCGGTGACGAGCAATATTTGCCCGCCGCCCTTATCCGCGTGATGGATATGCCAATTATTACGGCAGCGCGGCTCGAAAGTAACGTTGCCTATCACGACCTGCTCGGTGGACAGCATATTCAAATAGCTCTGCCCGATAAAGTATTTCGCGTACGCGTCGTTCTTTTCCCCGATCGGGAATGCGCTTAGCTTTTCTTTGTTCATAAATAGCTCCAATTACGATTTGGTTTATTATACCATACCCATAAAAATATTTCAAGCAAAAGAAAAAGACTTGACAAAAGCGCGCTTCCCGTAGGGATTATAAAAAAGCGAAGGGTTTTAAAATTCTTCGCTTTTTATAATTGCGTGATAAATGGAAATTTATATAATTCAGAACTAAAATCAAAAAATAGGAAAAACGCCGAAATATAACAATATTCCTATTACAGTCAAATGCAACGGATAATATATGTAAAAAGCCCATTTTAAAACTTTGTTAATCGCAGGATTTTTTCCGCGTTGACCGTTATAGAGCAATAATATCGGTATAGAAAGACAGACGGCAAGTTGTAAAATGCCGTAAATCATATCAATGGCAAAAAAGTATACTATGCCGTATATGAAAACCCAAAACATCATCCACAGCATTTGTTTTGTGAATTTACCTCTGTTTGCCCAAAACGACAAAATTATCATCGGTGCAATACAACTCCAATCTGCGGGGAAAGATACTGCAAGAATAAGAATATTAAGCAAAATTTTTACAGGGAATTTTAATTTGGAATCGTGAACGCGAATTAAAACCAATCCCCAAGCGAAAGCCCATAAAACGCCTGTTTGATTGAAAGGCGAACCGTGAGCAAACGGAACAAACGACAGCGGGTCAATATAGTTGAATGAACAGAACACATATGGAAAATGTGATATCACAGCAAATAAAAACATTCGCCCGATATACTTTTTCAGATTTTTAGTATAATGATAGCCTTCCGCAATGAAATAACACATTATCGGACAAGTCAAACGCCCCAAAATATGCATAACCAAAGCAACAGGATTAGTGGAAAATCCTTGCCAAATAGCCCAAGCCAAATGGTCTGCTGTCATTGCGATTATAGCTATGATTTTTAATATATTTGAATTTAGTTTTTTATATTTGGCATTTATTTCAACTTCTGTTTCCATATTGTTCCGCCGCTAAACTACTGTTTATCATTACGCTATTATACAACAAACAATTTATAAAGTAAAATAATTAGGCGCACCTGTCTTGTCTGCAAGGTATAGTGCGCTATACTCATATTCTGTTTTGTGGTAAAATTCCCTATGGGAACGACGGAAATCGTCAAATCCTTTTGTTGTTTAATAAATTATTCTAATTCGATCGTTGCGGGGGGTTTGCTCGTTATATCGTAAGCTACGCGGTTTACGTGCTTGACCTCGTTCACGATACGGTCGGAGATGTTTTGGAGTACCTCGAACGGGATGCGCGCCCAGTCGGCGGTCATGCCGTCCACGCTCGTCACCGCGCGGATGATAACGGTGTAGTCGTAGGTGCGCTCGTCGCCCATAACGCCGACCGTGCGGATATTGGTGAGCGCCGCAAAATACTGCCAGATCTCGCGGTCGAGCTTGGCTTTGGCGATCTCGTCGCGCAGGATATAATCGGCTTCGCGCAGGATCGCGAGCTTTTCTTCGGTGATATCGCCGATAACGCGTATCGCAAGACCCGGACCGGGGAATGGCTGGCGCATGACGATTTCTTCGGGCAAGCCCAGCTCGAAACCGAGCCGCCGCACCTCGTCCTTAAACAACAGCCGAAGCGGTTCGACGAGTTCCTTAAAATCGACCACGTCGGGAAGCCCGCCTACGTTGTGGTGGCTCTTGATCTTTGCCGAGTGGTTGAGTCCGCTCTCGATAACGTCGGGATAGATCGTGCCCTGAACGAGATAGTCGACCGTGCCGACCTTCTTCGCTTCGTCCTCGAACACGCGGATGAACTCCTCGCCGATGATCTTGCGCTTGCGTTCGGGCTCGGTCACGCCCGCGAGCTTGGTCATGAACCGCTCGCTCGCGTCGACGGCTATAAGGTTCATTCTTTGCTCGTCGCGGAACACGCGAACGACTTCTTCCGCCTCGCCTTTCCTGAGCAGACCGTGGTCGACGAAGATACAGACGAGGTTGGGGCACGCCCTATGTATGAGCGTTGCCGCGACCGCCGAGTCGACGCCGCCCGACAGCGCGCACAGCACTTTTTTGTCGCCTATCTTTGCTTTGAGCTCGGCGACCGTGCGCTCGACGTAGCCGGACATGGTCCACTCGCCCGTCGCGCCGCAAACG contains the following coding sequences:
- a CDS encoding cupin domain-containing protein, which translates into the protein MNKEKLSAFPIGEKNDAYAKYFIGQSYLNMLSTEQVVIGNVTFEPRCRNNWHIHHADKGGGQILLVTAGKGWYCEEGKAPRALKAGDIVNIPANVKHWHGAAKDSVFQHLAIEVPAENGSTEWCEPVPDEEYNRLED
- a CDS encoding 4Fe-4S dicluster domain-containing protein, with amino-acid sequence MFKEVKKNFGFGCMRLPMKGDDVDYAEFNKMIDTFIENGFNYFDTAHGYLSGKSETAIRDCLVARYPRDKYILTNKLTQPYFNKEAEVCPFFESQLKICGVEYFDFYLMHAQSKEIFSHFKKCRAYEQALEFKAEGKIKHFGISFHDTADVLDMILTEYPQVEVVQIQLNYVDYDDPAVQSCKCLEVCNKHGKPVIVMEPVKGGNLVNLPDAAKKHFASLGSASTASYAIRFAAGCEGVFMTLSGMSDLKQMNDNISFMKDYKPLDEKEMQAVKNVCAVFKGMNLIACTACRYCMDGCPQKISIPDLFACLNTKNTYRDWNADYYYNEVHTKTGGKASACIACGKCEKACPQHLPIRELLKSVAKEFEK
- a CDS encoding conjugal transfer protein TraX; translation: METEVEINAKYKKLNSNILKIIAIIAMTADHLAWAIWQGFSTNPVALVMHILGRLTCPIMCYFIAEGYHYTKNLKKYIGRMFLFAVISHFPYVFCSFNYIDPLSFVPFAHGSPFNQTGVLWAFAWGLVLIRVHDSKLKFPVKILLNILILAVSFPADWSCIAPMIILSFWANRGKFTKQMLWMMFWVFIYGIVYFFAIDMIYGILQLAVCLSIPILLLYNGQRGKNPAINKVLKWAFYIYYPLHLTVIGILLYFGVFPIF
- a CDS encoding DUF1893 domain-containing protein, yielding MTDLQIAKNNLPGHTICLCKDGECLFSDSRGIAPMMNFIAEGKDLSGYSVADTVVGKAAALLFVKCGIKNVFAKTLSEHGKRILELFGIDCEYEVLTEKIINRAGTDICPMEKTVIETDDPEQGYLLLKEKLKTMTEKNRL
- a CDS encoding (4Fe-4S)-binding protein; protein product: MDYRILPHGDEEISALGLGMGGIQNCPPKEIEAVIDKAIKNGINFFDLCAGGKSVYEPFGRAIKGRRSEVLFQLHFGAVYKENGEYGWSRDLKLIKDTFEWEMKALGTDYVDFGFLHCVDEDSDLEDIIGNGILDYVKGLMEKGIVRHIGFSSHTPSVAHKLLDMGIADMMMFSINPAYDLEFNDDYGIGTAKERAELFKRCEKEGVGISVMKPFHGGQLLAANTSPFKKALTKNQCIQYCLDRPAVLTVVPGVRSLKDLDELLEYDTASKEECDYSVIGEFTPESAVGNCVYCNHCQPCPAGIDIGIVNKYYDLSLAGDKMAANHYDKLAIKADACLKCGHCDKRCPFKVQQQSKMKTIAEYFGKGV
- the guaA gene encoding glutamine-hydrolyzing GMP synthase; protein product: MAQQTVLVVDFGGQYNQLIARRVREANVYCELISYQKIKEKIAETNPIGLVFTGGPAYFNDADAPHIDADVLSMGIPILGICYGCQLIAGTLDGAVGNGPREYGRRTLEIKTKKSKLFAGVKAKSNCWMSHTVYVEKLPTGFTTSATTETCPVAAMEDEKRKLYGVQFHPEVMHTDEGFKMLKNFLYGVCGATGEWTMSGYVERTVAELKAKIGDKKVLCALSGGVDSAVAATLIHRACPNLVCIFVDHGLLRKGEAEEVVRVFRDEQRMNLIAVDASERFMTKLAGVTEPERKRKIIGEEFIRVFEDEAKKVGTVDYLVQGTIYPDVIESGLNHSAKIKSHHNVGGLPDVVDFKELVEPLRLLFKDEVRRLGFELGLPEEIVMRQPFPGPGLAIRVIGDITEEKLAILREADYILRDEIAKAKLDREIWQYFAALTNIRTVGVMGDERTYDYTVIIRAVTSVDGMTADWARIPFEVLQNISDRIVNEVKHVNRVAYDITSKPPATIELE